Proteins encoded together in one Synergistaceae bacterium window:
- a CDS encoding electron transfer flavoprotein subunit beta/FixA family protein — MELGKTLKIAVLIKQVPATEHVKINPETGVMAREGLEVEVNPLDLHAIEEAVRIKEKLSARVTVVTMGPPAAVKAARYAIAMGCDEGVVVTDRAFAGSDTLATAGILTETLRKLGGFDLILAGERATDGETGQVGPAVGSLLGISVLTYVSKLEFQDDGVLVQRAVEGGHERLSAPLPALAVVVKEINVPRLCTLGGKLRGKRATIRTLSFEDLGLSREHVGLAGSPTKVVKVGYPQVTRKGRKVSVASDFDGAIGEFTRFLADMGAIGTPGLSPSGAKEARR; from the coding sequence TTGGAGTTGGGAAAAACCTTGAAAATTGCTGTGTTGATCAAGCAGGTCCCCGCGACGGAACACGTCAAAATCAACCCGGAGACGGGGGTTATGGCGCGCGAGGGACTGGAGGTGGAGGTCAACCCCTTGGATCTGCACGCCATTGAAGAGGCCGTGCGAATCAAAGAAAAGCTCTCCGCGCGCGTGACCGTGGTCACTATGGGGCCCCCCGCCGCCGTGAAGGCCGCGCGCTACGCCATCGCCATGGGTTGCGACGAGGGCGTCGTAGTGACAGATCGGGCCTTTGCCGGCTCCGACACGTTGGCAACCGCTGGCATTCTGACCGAGACTTTGCGTAAACTGGGTGGCTTCGACCTGATTTTGGCGGGCGAGCGCGCTACGGACGGGGAAACGGGGCAGGTTGGCCCGGCCGTGGGGTCGCTTCTTGGAATCTCGGTTTTGACCTACGTCAGCAAGCTGGAGTTTCAGGATGATGGCGTTCTTGTCCAGCGCGCGGTGGAGGGCGGACACGAGCGCCTTTCGGCTCCCCTTCCCGCTCTTGCCGTTGTGGTCAAGGAAATCAACGTGCCGCGGCTGTGTACTTTGGGAGGGAAGCTGAGGGGTAAGAGGGCAACGATCCGAACGCTCTCCTTCGAAGATCTAGGGCTGTCCCGAGAGCACGTGGGACTCGCGGGGTCGCCGACGAAGGTCGTCAAGGTCGGTTATCCCCAAGTGACGCGCAAAGGACGCAAAGTGTCCGTAGCCAGTGACTTTGATGGTGCTATAGGGGAGTTTACACGATTTTTGGCGGATATGGGAGCGATCGGGACACCGGGGCTCTCCCCAAGCGGAGCGAAGGAGGCGCGTCGATGA